DNA from Pseudobdellovibrionaceae bacterium:
TTTTTTGAAGCGCGCCGCGCCCTCGAGGCGACGGGCTTTCGCTTTCATCATGTGGAAGACGCCGATCGCGACGAACATCGTGAGGGGGTGACGGAGGCTCCAGAAGAACACGAACGGATTTTCCAGACTTCCCACGGGATCTTGGAAAAAGGCTTTCGTCCATGGACTCATGCCCGCCCACAACGTGAGGCCGAACAGGAACTGGTATCCGAAACTTTGATCAAACGCCCAAAGCAGATGCTGGTCGCCGCCGTTCCAGGGGCGATTCGCGCGCGCCGCGAGCGAATAACGAACGACCAGATAAAGCCCCGCGAACAGCACCACCCAACGCACCCACGAGTGAATGAAAAGAAGCGGCTCGTACATCACGCGCCTCCGATCAGGACGAGGTGACGTTCGACATCGAGGACCGGCGATTTCAAAATTTCGATGCGCGTCTTCACGTCTTTCGCGATCTTGCGCGCGTCGCGCAGCTCTTCTTCGATTTTTTCCAGACGTCCCTTCAGCAGGAAGTAACGTCCGCCCTGAACGGCGTGCGCGCGGCTGAGTTGCAAGATGACGTCGATGGGTTTGAAAGCACGCGCGGTTACGAGGTCGATCTCGGGCAGGCGTGGGGGAATATCGGCGTTCACTTTCAGGTTGGGGGCGATCGCCGTCGCCCGACGCAAAAACTCCTGCTTCAGTTTGGACTTTTCGAAAAGCTCGAAACGCACGTCGGGAAATTGAATTGCGTAAAGGACTCCGGGCAGTCCGCCGCCCGAGCCGAAATCGGCGACCGCTTTCACGTCTGTCGGAAAATGCCGCAGGGGCAGCAGGCAATCGATCACGTGATTGTCGATCAGATCGTCGAAAGTCATCTTGCGGCTGATCAGATTCAGCTCTTCGTTCGCCGACCACAAAAGATCGAGGTAGCTCTGAAGCTGCGGCAGGGCCGCTTCGCGAAACCCCAATTGCAAAAGAATTGGGCGTCGTTGTTCAAGGGTCGTGGACATGGGACTTTTCTAAGTCGGCGCGGATCGAAAATCTAGCGATTTCCGAGGTGACGGCGCGACCGCGCGAGACTGCCGAGGCCCCGGTGATCGAGTGTGGAGTGTCTTTCGGGGTCCATCTCAAAATCGCGGCATTCGGTGTGGGCGAGCACGCCGGGTTTCACGACGACTTCCGCCAGGGTCACGAAAGGGGCCTGCGCTTCAGGCCAACGCCAATCCAGATTTTCGACCCACTCGCGCGGGGCGTGTTTGCGACCATCGGTCGTCGTCATGGTCGCCGCCTCGAGGACTTGTCCTTCCAGCCAGAAGCAGGCGGGGACGCTATCTTCCGTGAGGTGCCGACGCAGTTCCCGCGCGCGGGCGCCCGGGGCGTCTCCGGGCGCGAGGGCG
Protein-coding regions in this window:
- a CDS encoding class I SAM-dependent methyltransferase — its product is MSTTLEQRRPILLQLGFREAALPQLQSYLDLLWSANEELNLISRKMTFDDLIDNHVIDCLLPLRHFPTDVKAVADFGSGGGLPGVLYAIQFPDVRFELFEKSKLKQEFLRRATAIAPNLKVNADIPPRLPEIDLVTARAFKPIDVILQLSRAHAVQGGRYFLLKGRLEKIEEELRDARKIAKDVKTRIEILKSPVLDVERHLVLIGGA